The DNA segment TCTGGGGAAGATCCTGCGAGAATGGATTCTTCGTTAGATCTAATACATGAGAATATCCAGAATAAGCAGGGATTGCTCTTAACGGGCAATCCCTGCTTCGGGTGTTCCGGATTATCAACTGACGAGTTTTAGACCGACAGCAGAACCGAGAACCAACCCAATACAGAGAATCCGCAGAACACTGCGGGGCTCCTTGTACACAACCATGCCGAGAATCGCGCCTCCGGATGCGCCGATTCCCGTCCATACGGCGTAAGCCGTTCCCATCGGCAAGGTTTGCATAGCTAAAGACAAGAATACGAAGCTTAGGCCAAACCCCAATGCCATCATCAACAAGGACTGCCA comes from the Xylanibacillus composti genome and includes:
- a CDS encoding DMT family transporter, whose product is MSWFYLVLAGVFEMIGVLLINHFNQARNWQSLLMMALGFGLSFVFLSLAMQTLPMGTAYAVWTGIGASGGAILGMVVYKEPRSVLRILCIGLVLGSAVGLKLVS